The proteins below are encoded in one region of Solenopsis invicta isolate M01_SB chromosome 8, UNIL_Sinv_3.0, whole genome shotgun sequence:
- the LOC105193317 gene encoding Golgi resident protein GCP60 isoform X1 yields the protein MAAAAEEDVSTLSERVAELSVSRTENDEKDAAGRINGNDVDVTAKSCEPRLWGFETRELYKLALNFYKEKEGKAVHLSYEDKLKLVAFTQQVTHGKCTAENASPLGVLDMIGRDRRLAWQNLGDISKEQAMEGFIVLLDKLCPLFRTVVEAQKRDFEEKQRVKREEEAKKLEEEKKLKELEEERKKQEEERLKEETQRRQIQDALNQQTYYQFKVYAEQQYPGNPEQQGVLIRQLQEQHYHQYMQQLHQNQLVIDDQTEGEEEEEKEKKIKKKNVQLENAMSKDDDDDDEDDNNKDESNENANDEDSDDVEDWPPITPAEMWTRKGVEEFKQTIRKETGDAVIKVGHGETVTVRVPTHEDGTCLFWEFATDGYDIGFGVYFEWSKPETNQVSVYISESEEDEDEEEEYESREDLESGSVNGNARPERRTTTPPISVIVPIYRRDSQEEIYAGSHQYPGEGVYLLKFDNSYSLWRSKTLYYRVYYTRQGFTKNNN from the exons ATGGCGGCCGCTGCCGAGGAGGATGTGTCCACGCTTAGTGAGCGAGTTGCCGAGCTAAGCGTCTCCAGGACGGAGAACGACGAAAAGGACGCAGCGGGCAGGATCAACGGCAATGACGTGGATGTCACTGCGAAGAGCTGCGAGCCGCGACTCTGGGGCTTCGAGACGCGCGAGCTCTATAAGCTCGCTCTTAACTTTTACAAAG AAAAAGAAGGCAAAGCTGTTCATCTTTCTTATGAGGATAAACTGAAACTGGTGGCGTTCACACAACAAGTAACGCATGGAAAATGCACAGCCGAAAATGCATCACCGTTAGGCGTCCTGGACATGATTGGGAGGGATAGGCGCTTGGCATGGCAAAATCTGGGAGATATATCAAAGGAGCAGGCAATGGAAGGCTTTATAGTATTGTTAGATAAACTATGTCCTTTATTCAGAACTGTAGTTGAGGCGCAAAAAagagattttgaagaaaaacaACGGGTTAAGAGAGAAGAAGAGGCCAAAAAGTTAGAAGAGGAGAAGAAACTTAAAGAGCTagaagaggagagaaagaaacaAGAAGAGGAAAGATTGAAAGAGGAAACTCAGAGGAGACAGATTCAGGATGCTTTAAATCAGCAAACGTATTATCAGTTCAAGGTATACGCCGAACAACAGTATCCCGGCAATCCGGAACAGCAAGGCGTTTTAATCAGGCAGTTGCAGGAGCAGCATTATCATCAGTATATGCAGCAACTTCACCAGAACCAGTTAGTTATTGATGACCAAACCGaaggagaagaggaagaagaaaaggaaaagaagatAAAGAAGAAGAATGTCCAGTTGGAGAACGCAATGAGCAaagacgatgatgatgatgatgaagacGACAATAATAAGGATGAATCAAACGAAAACGCGAATGACGAAGATTCGGATGATGTGGAAGACTGGCCGCCCATCACTCCAGCAGAAATGTGGACAAGAAAGGGCGTGGAGGAATTTAAGCAGACTATCAGAAAAGAAACTGGCGACGCAGTCATCAAGGTCGGTCATGGCGAGACTGTCACGGTGCGAGTGCCAACGCACGAGGACGGTACATGCTTGTTTTGGGAGTTTGCGACGGACGGTTACGATATTGGTTTCGGAGTTTATTTCGAATGGTCGAAACCAGAGACGAACCAGGTATCTGTGTATATAAGCGAATCCGAGGAAGACGAAGATGAAGAGGAGGAGTACGAGTCGCGGGAAGATCTGGAAAGTGGATCGGTGAATGGTAACGCCCGACCTGAACGTAGAACGACCACACCACCTATAAGCGTTATAGTACCT atatatagGAGAGACTCTCAAGAGGAGATTTACGCTGGAAGTCATCAATATCCGGGCGAG GGAGTGTATCTTCTAAAGTTCGACAATTCGTACTCACTTTGGCGGAGTAAAACACTTTACTACCGAGTGTACTACACACGACAGGGTTTCACGAAGAATAATAATTAG
- the LOC105193317 gene encoding Golgi resident protein GCP60 isoform X2 encodes MTWMSLRRAASRDSGASRRASSISSLLTFTKDLICLEKEGKAVHLSYEDKLKLVAFTQQVTHGKCTAENASPLGVLDMIGRDRRLAWQNLGDISKEQAMEGFIVLLDKLCPLFRTVVEAQKRDFEEKQRVKREEEAKKLEEEKKLKELEEERKKQEEERLKEETQRRQIQDALNQQTYYQFKVYAEQQYPGNPEQQGVLIRQLQEQHYHQYMQQLHQNQLVIDDQTEGEEEEEKEKKIKKKNVQLENAMSKDDDDDDEDDNNKDESNENANDEDSDDVEDWPPITPAEMWTRKGVEEFKQTIRKETGDAVIKVGHGETVTVRVPTHEDGTCLFWEFATDGYDIGFGVYFEWSKPETNQVSVYISESEEDEDEEEEYESREDLESGSVNGNARPERRTTTPPISVIVPIYRRDSQEEIYAGSHQYPGEGVYLLKFDNSYSLWRSKTLYYRVYYTRQGFTKNNN; translated from the exons ATGACGTGGATGTCACTGCGAAGAGCTGCGAGCCGCGACTCTGGGGCTTCGAGACGCGCGAGCTCTATAAGCTCGCTCTTAACTTTTACAAAG GATTTAATTTGTTTAGAAAAAGAAGGCAAAGCTGTTCATCTTTCTTATGAGGATAAACTGAAACTGGTGGCGTTCACACAACAAGTAACGCATGGAAAATGCACAGCCGAAAATGCATCACCGTTAGGCGTCCTGGACATGATTGGGAGGGATAGGCGCTTGGCATGGCAAAATCTGGGAGATATATCAAAGGAGCAGGCAATGGAAGGCTTTATAGTATTGTTAGATAAACTATGTCCTTTATTCAGAACTGTAGTTGAGGCGCAAAAAagagattttgaagaaaaacaACGGGTTAAGAGAGAAGAAGAGGCCAAAAAGTTAGAAGAGGAGAAGAAACTTAAAGAGCTagaagaggagagaaagaaacaAGAAGAGGAAAGATTGAAAGAGGAAACTCAGAGGAGACAGATTCAGGATGCTTTAAATCAGCAAACGTATTATCAGTTCAAGGTATACGCCGAACAACAGTATCCCGGCAATCCGGAACAGCAAGGCGTTTTAATCAGGCAGTTGCAGGAGCAGCATTATCATCAGTATATGCAGCAACTTCACCAGAACCAGTTAGTTATTGATGACCAAACCGaaggagaagaggaagaagaaaaggaaaagaagatAAAGAAGAAGAATGTCCAGTTGGAGAACGCAATGAGCAaagacgatgatgatgatgatgaagacGACAATAATAAGGATGAATCAAACGAAAACGCGAATGACGAAGATTCGGATGATGTGGAAGACTGGCCGCCCATCACTCCAGCAGAAATGTGGACAAGAAAGGGCGTGGAGGAATTTAAGCAGACTATCAGAAAAGAAACTGGCGACGCAGTCATCAAGGTCGGTCATGGCGAGACTGTCACGGTGCGAGTGCCAACGCACGAGGACGGTACATGCTTGTTTTGGGAGTTTGCGACGGACGGTTACGATATTGGTTTCGGAGTTTATTTCGAATGGTCGAAACCAGAGACGAACCAGGTATCTGTGTATATAAGCGAATCCGAGGAAGACGAAGATGAAGAGGAGGAGTACGAGTCGCGGGAAGATCTGGAAAGTGGATCGGTGAATGGTAACGCCCGACCTGAACGTAGAACGACCACACCACCTATAAGCGTTATAGTACCT atatatagGAGAGACTCTCAAGAGGAGATTTACGCTGGAAGTCATCAATATCCGGGCGAG GGAGTGTATCTTCTAAAGTTCGACAATTCGTACTCACTTTGGCGGAGTAAAACACTTTACTACCGAGTGTACTACACACGACAGGGTTTCACGAAGAATAATAATTAG